The Sphingosinithalassobacter sp. CS137 genome includes a region encoding these proteins:
- the zapE gene encoding cell division protein ZapE encodes MTRVLERYEALIATGELRPDAEQAVAAHRLDALAHELERGPRKGSILWRLTGGSKGEPPRGVYLWGDVGRGKSMLMDLFTDCVAVKRKRRVHFHEFMLDVHARLNEERKRAADKPVERVAAALAADVRLLAFDEMVVNNPADAMILSRLFTELMGHDVTVVATSNRPPHDLYKHGINRQLFVPFIELIEARMDVLALNGPVDYRLDRLGPMDTWLVPNGPESTRKLSSAFFRLTDYPVEDREHVPSGEIEVQGGRLLHVPKCLKGVAVFSFKRLCGEPRGAADYLAIARRFHTVILVGIPQLGPENRNEAARFVTLIDALYEHKVKLLAAADAEPEQLYRAGDGAFEFQRTVSRLHEMTSDSYLAQGHGAA; translated from the coding sequence ATGACCCGCGTCCTCGAGCGCTATGAAGCCCTGATCGCCACCGGCGAGCTCCGCCCCGACGCCGAGCAGGCCGTCGCCGCGCACCGACTCGATGCCCTCGCCCACGAACTCGAGCGCGGCCCGCGCAAGGGCAGCATCCTGTGGCGGCTTACCGGCGGGAGCAAGGGCGAACCCCCACGCGGCGTCTATCTGTGGGGCGATGTCGGCCGCGGCAAATCGATGCTGATGGATCTGTTCACCGACTGTGTCGCAGTGAAGCGCAAGCGCCGCGTCCATTTCCATGAATTCATGCTCGATGTGCATGCGCGCCTCAATGAGGAGCGCAAACGTGCGGCCGACAAGCCGGTCGAGCGAGTCGCTGCCGCGCTCGCCGCCGATGTGCGGCTGCTCGCCTTTGACGAAATGGTGGTCAACAATCCGGCGGACGCGATGATCCTCTCGCGGCTCTTCACCGAGCTGATGGGCCACGATGTCACTGTCGTCGCCACGTCGAACCGGCCGCCGCACGACCTCTACAAACATGGCATCAACCGCCAGCTGTTCGTGCCCTTCATCGAGCTGATCGAAGCGAGGATGGACGTGCTGGCGCTCAACGGTCCGGTGGATTATCGGCTCGACCGGCTGGGGCCGATGGATACCTGGCTGGTGCCGAACGGCCCAGAATCGACGCGAAAGCTCTCATCAGCTTTTTTCCGTCTCACCGACTATCCGGTGGAGGATCGCGAGCATGTCCCCTCCGGGGAAATCGAAGTCCAGGGCGGGCGCCTGCTCCACGTGCCGAAATGCCTGAAGGGCGTTGCGGTCTTCTCGTTCAAGCGGCTGTGCGGCGAACCGCGCGGCGCTGCCGATTACCTGGCGATCGCCCGGCGCTTCCACACGGTCATTCTGGTGGGCATCCCGCAGCTGGGGCCCGAAAACCGCAATGAGGCAGCCCGCTTCGTCACCCTCATCGACGCACTATACGAGCACAAGGTGAAGCTGCTCGCTGCAGCCGACGCCGAGCCGGAGCAACTCTATCGAGCCGGCGACGGTGCCTTCGAGTTCCAGCGCACGGTGAGCCGGCTGCACGAGATGACATCGGACTCCTATCTGGCGCAGGGGCACGGGGCGGCTTGA
- a CDS encoding PaaI family thioesterase, which yields MTEPFSFRYEDDPDAPGWKRWELPASSLFNSFIGPVRVRVEEGVARVRWQAEERHANLRGHVHGGALLGFLDICLFAAARGLDVLESGPASTVDLTTHFLAGAPIEHVVEARVELTRETGRFLFLRGLVVQGEESVASFSALIRKPSRKPS from the coding sequence ATGACCGAGCCGTTCAGCTTCCGCTACGAGGACGATCCCGACGCACCGGGCTGGAAGCGGTGGGAACTTCCCGCGTCGTCGCTGTTCAACAGCTTCATCGGCCCGGTGCGCGTCCGCGTCGAAGAAGGTGTCGCTCGGGTTCGCTGGCAGGCGGAGGAACGGCACGCCAATCTTCGCGGCCATGTCCATGGCGGCGCGCTGCTCGGCTTTCTCGACATCTGCCTGTTCGCGGCGGCGCGCGGGCTCGACGTGCTGGAAAGCGGTCCCGCCTCGACGGTCGATCTGACCACGCATTTCCTCGCCGGCGCACCCATCGAGCATGTCGTCGAGGCTCGCGTCGAGCTGACTCGCGAGACCGGCCGCTTCCTTTTCCTGCGAGGTCTCGTCGTCCAGGGCGAAGAGAGCGTGGCGAGCTTTTCGGCGCTGATCCGCAAGCCGTCGCGCAAGCCCTCGTGA
- a CDS encoding succinate dehydrogenase iron-sulfur subunit, protein MADFFLPKNSKIKAGKKFDGPTTGGRIKKFKIYRYDPDSGANPRYDTFHVDLDDCGPMVLDALIKIKSDQDPSLTFRRSCREGICGSCSMNMDGKNGLACTTAIEDISGEIRITPLPHMEVIKDLVPDFTHFYAQYASIQPWLKTVSTTPSGKERLQSPEQREKLDGLYECILCACCSTACPSYWWNSDRFLGPAILLQAYRWLADSRDEMTGERLDALEDPFRLYRCHTIMNCANVCPKGLNPAKAIAEIKKLEAERAL, encoded by the coding sequence ATGGCCGATTTTTTCCTGCCCAAGAACAGCAAGATCAAGGCAGGCAAGAAGTTCGACGGGCCGACCACCGGCGGCCGGATCAAGAAGTTCAAGATCTACCGCTACGATCCCGACAGCGGCGCAAACCCGCGATACGACACGTTTCACGTCGATCTCGACGATTGCGGCCCGATGGTTCTGGACGCGCTCATCAAGATCAAGTCGGACCAGGATCCGAGCCTCACCTTCCGCCGCTCGTGCCGCGAAGGCATCTGCGGCTCCTGTTCGATGAACATGGACGGCAAGAACGGCCTTGCCTGCACTACCGCAATCGAGGACATTTCCGGCGAGATCCGCATCACGCCGCTGCCGCACATGGAAGTGATCAAGGATCTCGTCCCCGATTTCACCCATTTCTATGCGCAATACGCCTCGATCCAGCCCTGGCTGAAGACGGTTTCGACCACGCCGTCGGGCAAGGAGCGGCTGCAGAGCCCCGAACAGCGCGAGAAGCTGGACGGACTGTACGAGTGCATCCTGTGCGCCTGCTGCTCGACCGCCTGCCCCAGCTACTGGTGGAACTCCGACCGTTTCCTCGGACCGGCGATCCTGCTCCAGGCCTATCGCTGGCTCGCCGACAGCCGCGACGAGATGACCGGCGAGCGGCTCGACGCGCTCGAGGATCCGTTCCGCCTCTATCGCTGCCACACGATCATGAACTGCGCGAACGTCTGCCCCAAGGGCCTCAACCCCGCCAAGGCGATCGCCGAGATCAAGAAGCTGGAAGCCGAGCGGGCGCTTTGA
- a CDS encoding ATP-dependent Clp protease proteolytic subunit, whose amino-acid sequence MNTDQTPAPSGGTPPPSPAPAAGQEAGEDSRAREYPLLAEPHIHLSGTVDHAMYGSFREQLQAAPDEGTLVIAISTLGGDPEVARLMGDEVRLLREYSGREILFLGKVAVYSAGATFMAAFPVEKRFLTKGTRIMIHERVMTSTINLSGPLKTLTATLRAKLHEIEHSVRIEEEGFRDLVRGSKIDFDEVRSRAPENWYISAEEAREKGLVLDVI is encoded by the coding sequence ATGAACACGGATCAGACGCCCGCACCCTCCGGCGGCACGCCCCCGCCGTCCCCCGCTCCCGCCGCCGGACAGGAAGCCGGCGAAGACAGCCGCGCCCGCGAGTATCCACTGCTCGCCGAGCCGCACATCCATCTCTCGGGAACGGTCGATCACGCCATGTACGGCAGCTTTCGCGAGCAGCTGCAGGCGGCACCCGACGAGGGCACGCTGGTGATCGCCATCTCCACGCTGGGCGGCGATCCCGAAGTGGCGCGGCTGATGGGCGACGAAGTGCGGCTGCTGCGCGAATATAGCGGGCGCGAGATCCTGTTCCTCGGCAAGGTCGCGGTCTATTCGGCGGGTGCGACCTTCATGGCCGCCTTCCCGGTCGAGAAGCGCTTCCTCACCAAGGGCACCCGGATCATGATCCACGAGCGGGTCATGACGAGCACGATCAACCTGTCGGGCCCGCTCAAGACGCTCACCGCGACGCTCCGCGCCAAGCTCCACGAGATCGAGCACAGCGTGCGAATCGAGGAAGAGGGGTTCCGCGATCTGGTGCGCGGATCGAAGATCGATTTCGACGAAGTGCGCAGCCGTGCGCCGGAGAACTGGTACATCTCGGCAGAGGAAGCGCGCGAAAAGGGTCTCGTGCTCGACGTGATCTGA
- a CDS encoding C13 family peptidase: MRRLIGWMAAPVALLALQFPVAAQPAPPAGAQAAPEHRLDWPRLLAEGSRTEIQASVDAGPHFERGRSAQWLLDQHRRLDSALAAVAPQRRGTVDAYVLVAGLDSDPVFGREAREAARVLARRYDAEGRTVLLAGSDGRTADALPMGTPQALALALATIAERMDPAEDVLVLYTTSHGARFGLAYHDGDQGYGFVSPLRLRALLDELGIRNRLLILSACYSGIFVPALASDTTAILTAASSQRPSFGCLAENDWTFFGDAAINRALREPRPLGEAAETARRTIAQWEADAGLEASKPQLSIGSGVAAWLAPLEARMPPAASEPVGRPAIESLPAAAGH; this comes from the coding sequence ATGCGACGGCTGATCGGATGGATGGCGGCGCCGGTGGCGCTGCTCGCGCTCCAGTTTCCCGTGGCGGCCCAGCCCGCTCCGCCCGCCGGCGCCCAGGCCGCGCCCGAGCACCGGCTCGACTGGCCCAGGCTGCTCGCGGAGGGCAGCCGAACCGAAATCCAGGCGAGTGTCGATGCCGGGCCGCACTTCGAGCGCGGGCGCTCGGCGCAATGGCTGCTCGATCAGCATCGGCGGCTCGACTCCGCGCTCGCCGCGGTCGCGCCTCAGCGGCGCGGCACGGTCGACGCCTATGTCCTCGTCGCCGGGCTCGACAGCGATCCCGTGTTCGGGCGCGAGGCGCGCGAGGCGGCGCGCGTGCTCGCCCGGCGGTACGACGCCGAAGGGCGCACGGTGTTGCTCGCCGGCAGCGACGGGCGCACCGCCGACGCGCTGCCGATGGGCACGCCCCAGGCACTGGCGCTGGCGCTCGCCACCATTGCCGAGCGCATGGACCCGGCCGAGGACGTGCTGGTCCTCTACACCACCAGCCATGGCGCGCGCTTCGGCCTAGCCTATCACGATGGCGACCAGGGCTATGGCTTCGTGTCGCCGTTGCGGCTCCGGGCGCTGCTCGACGAGCTCGGCATCCGCAACCGGCTGCTGATCCTCAGCGCCTGCTATTCGGGCATCTTCGTCCCCGCGCTGGCGAGCGACACGACTGCGATCCTCACCGCCGCCTCGTCGCAGCGCCCGTCGTTCGGCTGCCTGGCCGAAAATGACTGGACCTTCTTCGGCGACGCGGCGATCAACCGCGCATTGCGCGAACCCCGGCCGCTCGGCGAAGCCGCCGAGACCGCCCGGCGCACGATCGCGCAATGGGAGGCCGACGCCGGTCTCGAAGCGTCGAAGCCCCAGCTGAGCATCGGCAGCGGCGTCGCCGCCTGGCTCGCTCCACTCGAAGCCCGCATGCCTCCCGCCGCGAGCGAACCGGTCGGCCGCCCGGCAATCGAATCGCTGCCCGCGGCGGCCGGACACTGA
- the sdhA gene encoding succinate dehydrogenase flavoprotein subunit, translated as MPEAYKIIDHTYDTVVVGAGGSGLRATMGSAEAGLKTACITKVFPTRSHTVAAQGGIAASLGNNTPDHWSWHMYDTVKGSDWLGDQDAIEYLCREAPQAVYELEHAGVPFSRNENGTIYQRPFGGHMQNMGAGPPVQRTCAAADRTGHAMLHALYQQSLKYDADFFIEYFALDLIMENGACRGVIALCLEDGSIHRFRSHAVVLATGGYGRVYHSATSAHTCTGDGNAMVLRAGLPLQDMEFVQFHPTGIYGAGVLITEGARGEGGYLTNSEGERFMERYAPSAKDLASRDVVSRSMAMEIREGRGVGKEKDHIFLHLNHIDPKILAERLPGITETGKIFAGVDLTRQPLPVVPTVHYNMGGIPTNYHGEVVAPRDGNPDAIVPGLFAVGEAACVSVHGANRLGSNSLIDLVVFGRATGLRLKETLKPGTAHDALPKGSEEVALTRLDGFRNASGGSPTAAIRADMQKTMQRHAAVFRDSALLSEGVTLMEQVYARMQDVHVTDRSLIWNTDLVETLELDNLLAQALVTIRSAENRKESRGAHMHEDFPERDDANWMKHTIATFDGWGGKSGTTAIDYRPVHEYTLTDDVEYIEPKKRVY; from the coding sequence ATGCCCGAAGCGTACAAGATCATCGACCACACCTACGACACGGTCGTGGTGGGCGCGGGCGGATCGGGCCTGCGCGCGACCATGGGCAGCGCCGAGGCCGGCCTCAAGACCGCGTGCATCACCAAGGTGTTCCCCACCCGCAGCCACACCGTGGCGGCGCAGGGCGGCATCGCCGCCTCGCTGGGCAACAACACGCCCGATCACTGGTCGTGGCACATGTACGACACGGTCAAGGGCTCCGACTGGCTGGGCGACCAGGACGCGATCGAATATCTCTGCCGCGAGGCGCCTCAGGCGGTCTATGAGCTCGAGCACGCCGGCGTGCCGTTCAGCCGCAACGAGAACGGGACGATCTATCAGCGTCCGTTCGGCGGCCACATGCAGAACATGGGCGCCGGCCCGCCGGTGCAGCGCACCTGCGCCGCCGCCGATCGCACCGGCCACGCGATGCTCCACGCGCTCTACCAGCAGAGCCTGAAGTATGACGCGGACTTCTTCATCGAATATTTCGCGCTCGATCTGATCATGGAAAACGGCGCGTGCCGCGGCGTGATCGCGCTGTGCCTCGAGGACGGATCGATCCACCGCTTCCGCAGCCACGCCGTCGTCCTCGCGACCGGCGGCTACGGCCGCGTCTATCATTCGGCCACCTCGGCGCACACCTGCACCGGTGACGGCAACGCCATGGTGCTGCGCGCCGGCCTGCCGCTCCAGGACATGGAGTTCGTCCAGTTCCACCCCACCGGCATCTACGGCGCGGGCGTGCTCATCACCGAAGGCGCCCGCGGCGAGGGCGGCTATCTCACCAATTCCGAGGGCGAGCGCTTCATGGAGCGCTATGCCCCCTCGGCCAAGGATCTCGCCAGCCGCGACGTCGTCTCGCGCTCGATGGCGATGGAAATCCGCGAAGGCCGCGGCGTGGGCAAGGAGAAGGATCATATCTTCCTTCACTTGAACCACATCGATCCCAAGATCCTGGCCGAGCGCCTGCCCGGCATCACCGAAACCGGCAAGATCTTCGCCGGCGTCGATCTGACGCGCCAGCCGCTGCCGGTGGTGCCGACCGTTCACTACAATATGGGCGGCATCCCGACGAATTATCACGGCGAAGTCGTCGCCCCGCGCGACGGCAACCCCGACGCAATTGTCCCCGGCCTGTTCGCGGTCGGCGAAGCCGCGTGCGTCTCGGTCCATGGCGCCAATCGCCTCGGCTCGAACTCGCTGATCGACCTCGTTGTGTTCGGCCGTGCGACCGGCCTGCGCCTCAAGGAGACGCTGAAGCCCGGCACCGCGCACGATGCGCTGCCCAAGGGCTCGGAGGAAGTCGCGCTCACGCGGCTCGACGGCTTCCGCAACGCCAGTGGCGGCTCGCCCACCGCGGCGATCCGCGCCGACATGCAGAAGACGATGCAGCGCCACGCCGCCGTCTTCCGCGATTCGGCGCTGCTCAGCGAAGGCGTCACGCTGATGGAACAGGTCTATGCGCGGATGCAGGACGTCCACGTCACCGACCGCAGCCTGATCTGGAACACCGATCTGGTCGAAACGCTCGAGCTCGACAATCTGCTCGCCCAGGCGCTGGTGACGATCCGCTCGGCCGAAAACCGCAAGGAAAGCCGCGGTGCGCACATGCACGAGGACTTCCCCGAACGCGACGACGCCAACTGGATGAAGCACACGATCGCGACGTTCGACGGCTGGGGCGGCAAGAGCGGCACCACCGCGATCGACTATCGCCCGGTCCACGAATACACGCTGACCGACGACGTTGAGTATATCGAGCCGAAGAAGCGGGTGTACTGA
- the sdhD gene encoding succinate dehydrogenase, hydrophobic membrane anchor protein, producing the protein MGDGTSIGRVRGLGASHEGTGHWWHQRLTAGSNLLLMLWFLASILMLPDYSWITLSAWLAQPFAAVPMILLIVSTFYHFRLGLQVVIEDYQHDATRIVLMVALNFFVIAAAALAIFSILKIAFTAGAVA; encoded by the coding sequence ATGGGTGACGGAACGAGCATCGGCCGCGTCCGCGGCCTCGGCGCGTCGCACGAAGGCACCGGCCACTGGTGGCACCAGCGGCTCACCGCGGGGTCGAACCTGCTGCTGATGCTGTGGTTCCTCGCGTCGATCCTGATGCTGCCGGATTATAGCTGGATCACGCTTTCCGCCTGGCTGGCACAGCCGTTCGCGGCGGTGCCGATGATCCTGCTGATCGTCAGCACCTTCTATCACTTCCGCCTGGGCCTCCAGGTGGTGATCGAGGATTATCAGCACGATGCGACGCGGATCGTGCTGATGGTCGCGCTCAACTTCTTCGTGATCGCAGCCGCGGCGCTCGCGATCTTCTCGATCCTCAAGATCGCCTTCACGGCCGGAGCCGTCGCCTGA
- the sdhC gene encoding succinate dehydrogenase, cytochrome b556 subunit: MAHAPKPSRPLSPHLGIWKWGPHMAVSIVHRVTGSGMATVGTLLLVWWLVALASGEAVYAGFRDVFTVESGGLNVIGYVVGIGLTLSFFQHMASGVRHLFLDQGANFELKSNKLTALLTFVASVTLTVAFWIVLLEKMIDG, encoded by the coding sequence TTGGCTCACGCCCCCAAACCCTCGCGTCCGCTCTCGCCGCATCTCGGCATCTGGAAGTGGGGGCCGCACATGGCGGTCTCGATCGTTCACCGCGTCACCGGCAGCGGCATGGCCACCGTCGGCACGCTCCTGCTCGTCTGGTGGCTGGTCGCGCTGGCGAGCGGCGAAGCCGTCTATGCCGGCTTCCGCGACGTCTTCACGGTCGAATCGGGTGGGCTCAACGTCATCGGCTATGTCGTCGGCATCGGCTTGACCCTGTCCTTCTTCCAGCACATGGCCTCGGGCGTGCGCCACCTGTTCCTCGATCAGGGCGCCAATTTCGAACTCAAGTCCAACAAGCTGACGGCCCTGCTCACCTTCGTCGCCTCGGTGACGCTGACGGTGGCCTTCTGGATCGTGCTCCTGGAGAAGATGATCGATGGGTGA
- a CDS encoding methyl-accepting chemotaxis protein, protein MPASKDLPPAGTMSSRIDIRARLRVFDFDGSLITRARDVWEVLEPEIRDVSEAYWQQWLRCFADQRDWAPHETEKMIELGSVFLRHRFLDTSGAAWIESIERSVAAAYAEDVPPMALLSMINASDRAALEILMRRMEAGEPELLQRIDTLMRLSALESDITVEIYNMYREHSAQVARDRLASEFRDSIGLTVERASREGDALREQAVHTSASARGMLGKTSEVAAAAEQSAVAMREAAQTAAGLIRAIEDARGEVEAAAEIATRAAGQAGEAVGMSETLSDHAKSIESILGLIRDIAGQTNLLALNATIEAARAGDAGRGFAVVAQEVKSLASQTARATDDIAAKIAAIQSATKSTVDKNASIRTTVSEVQESALRIRTAMEVQAQTVTAITAAVDETALAADSMSATIGAIREDTESVASEIDRVGQGFATLDGQLGSLKGSAGDFVAKVAA, encoded by the coding sequence ATGCCCGCTTCAAAGGACCTGCCGCCCGCCGGCACGATGAGCAGCCGGATCGATATCCGCGCGCGGCTGCGCGTGTTCGACTTCGATGGATCGCTGATCACGCGCGCGCGCGACGTGTGGGAGGTGCTGGAGCCCGAGATCCGCGACGTTTCCGAAGCCTATTGGCAGCAATGGCTGCGCTGCTTCGCCGACCAGCGCGACTGGGCGCCGCACGAAACCGAGAAGATGATCGAGCTGGGCAGCGTCTTCCTGCGCCATCGCTTCCTCGACACATCGGGTGCGGCATGGATCGAATCGATCGAACGGTCGGTCGCCGCCGCCTATGCCGAGGACGTGCCGCCGATGGCGCTGCTTTCGATGATCAACGCCAGCGATCGCGCCGCGCTCGAGATCCTGATGCGGCGGATGGAAGCGGGCGAACCGGAGCTGCTTCAGCGAATCGACACGCTGATGCGCCTCTCCGCGCTGGAGAGCGACATCACCGTCGAGATCTACAACATGTATCGCGAGCACAGCGCGCAGGTGGCGCGGGACCGGCTCGCGTCCGAATTCCGCGATTCAATCGGGCTGACGGTGGAGCGCGCCTCGCGCGAAGGCGATGCGCTGCGCGAGCAGGCAGTGCACACCTCCGCCTCTGCACGCGGGATGCTGGGCAAGACCAGCGAAGTGGCGGCGGCGGCGGAACAGTCGGCGGTGGCGATGCGCGAGGCGGCGCAGACCGCGGCGGGGCTGATCCGCGCGATCGAGGATGCGCGCGGCGAAGTCGAGGCGGCCGCCGAGATCGCGACGCGGGCGGCCGGGCAGGCGGGCGAGGCGGTCGGCATGTCCGAGACGCTGAGCGACCACGCCAAGTCGATCGAATCGATCCTGGGGCTGATCCGCGACATCGCCGGACAGACCAATTTGCTGGCGCTCAACGCGACGATCGAAGCGGCGCGAGCCGGCGACGCCGGCCGCGGCTTCGCCGTGGTCGCGCAGGAAGTGAAGAGCCTCGCCAGTCAGACGGCGCGCGCCACCGATGACATCGCGGCGAAGATCGCGGCAATCCAGTCGGCGACCAAATCGACGGTCGACAAGAACGCGTCGATCCGGACAACCGTTTCGGAAGTGCAGGAGAGCGCATTGCGCATCCGCACGGCAATGGAAGTGCAGGCGCAGACGGTGACCGCAATCACCGCGGCGGTCGACGAGACCGCGCTTGCAGCGGATTCGATGTCGGCGACGATCGGCGCGATTCGCGAGGATACTGAATCGGTCGCCAGCGAGATCGACCGAGTGGGCCAGGGCTTCGCCACGCTCGACGGACAACTCGGCAGCCTGAAGGGCAGCGCGGGCGACTTCGTCGCGAAGGTGGCCGCCTGA
- a CDS encoding methyl-accepting chemotaxis protein — protein sequence MARQSYQLGRWSGDSRAHEAHLRDYDWDGRLSAGCAEIAELLHGHYGDIASSFWRHYLSLPMTARVKSWFDEARLAEQIADSSRYTKAKFEKPYAPEWAEIASRHAEMTHRARVPLAAILAAFAAAHSRTVNLLAEKLPDDPVRLARLCDVVQRLAMAEADLMASHLGKRDADQADEERRQRSGEFRASIAESIEGTTGLGKRIRVQAQGASASAQGMLGKTSEVAAAAEQSAVAMREAAQTAAGLIRAIEDARGEVEAAAEIATRAAGQATEAVGMSETLSDHAKSIESILGLIRDIAGQTNLLALNATIEAARAGDAGRGFAVVAQEVKSLASQTARATDDIAAQIAAIQSATKSTVDTNASIRSTVHEVQESADRIRAAMEMQAQTVTAITAAVDETALAADSMSDTIGAIREDTKNVTGEIDMLQREFAEVDDRLTRLREAAESFSNSVAA from the coding sequence ATGGCACGCCAGAGCTATCAGCTGGGGCGCTGGAGCGGCGACAGCCGCGCGCACGAGGCGCATCTGCGCGATTATGACTGGGACGGACGGCTCAGCGCCGGTTGCGCGGAGATCGCCGAGCTTCTGCACGGCCATTATGGAGACATCGCCAGCAGCTTCTGGAGACATTATCTTTCGCTGCCGATGACCGCGCGCGTGAAGAGCTGGTTCGACGAAGCGCGGCTGGCGGAGCAGATCGCCGACAGCTCGCGCTACACCAAGGCGAAATTCGAAAAGCCCTATGCACCCGAATGGGCGGAAATCGCATCGCGCCACGCCGAGATGACGCATCGCGCGCGGGTGCCGCTCGCGGCGATCCTCGCCGCCTTCGCCGCCGCCCACAGCCGCACCGTCAATCTGCTCGCGGAGAAACTGCCCGACGATCCGGTGCGGCTCGCCCGGCTGTGCGACGTGGTCCAGCGACTCGCGATGGCCGAGGCCGATCTGATGGCCTCGCATCTGGGCAAGCGCGACGCCGACCAGGCTGACGAGGAACGGCGGCAGCGCTCGGGGGAGTTCCGCGCGAGCATCGCCGAATCGATCGAAGGGACGACCGGGCTGGGGAAACGCATCCGAGTGCAGGCACAGGGCGCTTCGGCTTCGGCTCAGGGGATGCTGGGCAAGACCAGCGAAGTCGCGGCGGCGGCGGAACAGTCGGCGGTGGCGATGCGCGAGGCGGCGCAAACCGCGGCCGGGCTGATCCGCGCGATCGAGGATGCGCGCGGCGAAGTCGAAGCGGCCGCCGAAATCGCGACGCGGGCGGCCGGGCAGGCGACCGAAGCGGTCGGCATGTCCGAAACGCTGAGCGACCACGCCAAATCGATCGAATCGATCCTGGGGCTGATCCGCGACATCGCGGGGCAGACCAATTTGCTGGCGCTCAACGCGACGATCGAAGCGGCGCGAGCCGGCGACGCCGGCCGCGGCTTCGCGGTGGTGGCACAGGAAGTGAAGAGCCTCGCCAGTCAGACGGCGCGCGCGACCGACGACATCGCGGCCCAGATCGCGGCGATCCAGTCGGCGACAAAGTCGACGGTCGACACCAATGCGTCGATCCGCTCGACCGTCCACGAGGTGCAGGAAAGCGCCGACCGGATCCGGGCGGCAATGGAAATGCAGGCGCAGACCGTGACCGCCATCACTGCCGCCGTCGACGAGACCGCGCTGGCGGCGGATTCGATGTCCGACACGATCGGCGCGATCCGCGAGGACACCAAGAACGTGACCGGCGAGATCGATATGCTGCAGCGCGAGTTCGCCGAAGTGGACGACCGGCTGACTCGACTGCGCGAAGCGGCGGAGAGTTTCTCGAACTCGGTCGCGGCCTGA
- a CDS encoding SDR family NAD(P)-dependent oxidoreductase, with protein sequence MSDTHILLTGSSRGIGAAIATALKERSVRLIGHGTRSGVPADFTDPAAPQALWRTALDTLDGRIDVLVNNAGIFEATPLDIEHDDWVASWERTMRVNLTASAELCRLAVRHWQAEGRPGRIVNIASRAAYRGDSPAHWHYAASKAGMVAMTKTIARGYAGRGILAFAICPGFTMTGMAEDYVESRGGPKLLADIPLGRVADPAEVAEVARFCALDAPPSMTGAVLDVNGASYVR encoded by the coding sequence ATGTCCGACACTCACATCCTGCTGACCGGCAGCAGCCGCGGCATCGGCGCCGCCATCGCGACCGCGCTGAAAGAGCGTAGCGTTCGCCTGATCGGCCATGGCACACGAAGCGGCGTGCCCGCCGATTTCACCGATCCGGCCGCGCCGCAGGCGCTGTGGCGCACGGCGCTCGACACGCTCGACGGGCGCATCGACGTGCTGGTGAACAACGCCGGGATCTTCGAGGCGACTCCGCTCGACATCGAGCACGACGACTGGGTCGCTTCCTGGGAGCGCACGATGCGCGTCAACCTGACCGCTTCGGCCGAGCTGTGCCGGCTGGCGGTGCGCCACTGGCAGGCCGAAGGGCGCCCCGGCCGGATCGTGAACATCGCCAGCCGCGCCGCCTATCGCGGCGACAGCCCGGCGCACTGGCATTATGCCGCTTCGAAGGCGGGGATGGTGGCGATGACCAAGACGATCGCGCGCGGATATGCGGGGCGGGGCATCCTCGCCTTCGCGATCTGCCCTGGCTTCACCATGACCGGCATGGCCGAGGATTATGTCGAGAGCCGCGGCGGGCCGAAGCTGCTGGCGGACATTCCGCTCGGGCGCGTCGCCGATCCGGCCGAAGTGGCCGAAGTCGCGCGTTTCTGCGCACTCGACGCGCCGCCGTCGATGACCGGCGCGGTGCTCGACGTGAATGGGGCGAGCTATGTCCGCTGA